The Arachis hypogaea cultivar Tifrunner chromosome 19, arahy.Tifrunner.gnm2.J5K5, whole genome shotgun sequence genome has a window encoding:
- the LOC112778256 gene encoding serine/threonine-protein phosphatase 7 long form homolog codes for MLTCDHPLSPDRYNDRVEDHLRVTEFYHASQIGVVQNQKALVNALIERWHPNTHTFHLPIGECAVTLEDVALILGLPTDGLPVTGMTMSSFSALEAECLLQFGVAPRKSECRGCCIKLTWLRELKENMQLTNELSIQRYVKCHIMLLIRTILFGDKSGAGVHWKFLPLLRDFASIGHYSWGHLYRGLCRASRYNCKEIDGPITLLLGWAWIRLPYLSPLPRELHSFPLANRWRNWERGDRKYRYLNLAHFRKAFDELQEGQFLWVAYAVDRVDPNIIPPEIYMYRRQFGLVQGVPQQEQALGKAHGEVLTGPKNLNWATTPSHSNWVMHWTNRYHYVLSELPMPSQHPLETYMFWYRSKYGDHLNLSNLVGQESDEDN; via the exons GACCATCCACTTTCGCCGGATCGGTACAACGATCGGGTGGAGGACCATTTACGAGTCACTGAATTCTATCATGCATCTCAAATTGGTGTCGTACAAAATCAGAAAGCACTCGTCAATGCTCTAATTGAACGGTGGCACCCAAATACACATACGTTTCACCTTCCAATTGGTGAGTGTGCCGTAACTCTTGAAGATGTGGCTCTAATTCTTGGTCTCCCGACGGATGGTCTTCCAGTTACTGGGATGACAATGAGTAGTTTCTCAGCGTTGGAGGCAGAATGTTTGCTTCAATTTGGCGTGGCACCGCGTAAGTCGGAGTGTCGAGGATGCTGCATAAAACTGACTTGGCTTCGGGAACTAAAAGAAAACATGCAGTTGACTAATGAATTAAGTATACAGAGGTATGTGAAGTGCCATATTATGTTGCTCATCAGGACGATCTTGTTTGGGGATAAATCTGGGGCAGGTGTGCACTGGAAGTTTCTTCCCTTGCTTCGTGATTTTGCCAGTATTGGACATTATAGTTGGGGTCACCTCTACAGGGGGTTGTGCAGGGCATCTCGTTATAACTGTAAGGAAATAGATGGGCCAATAACACTTCTGCTCGGTTGGGCTTGGATCCGACTGCCATATCTATCGCCGCTCCCCAGAGAACTCCACAGTTTTCCACTAGCTAACAG GTGGCGTAATTGGGAGCGTGGTGACCGAAAATATAGATATTTGAATCTAGCTCACTTTAGGAAGGCCTTTGATGAATTGCAGGAAGGCCAG tTTCTGTGGGTTGCATATGCTGTGGATCGCGTGGATCCAAACATAATTCCTCCTGAGATCTATAT GTATAGGCGACAGTTCGGTTTAGTTCAGGGAGTACCTCAGCAGGAGCAGGCTCTGGGCAAGGCGCATGGAGAAGTCCTGACTGGTCCTAAGAATCTTAACTGGGCCACAACACCGAGTCATTCAAATTGGGTTATGCATTGGACAAACAGGTATCACTACGTTCTTTCTGAGCTTCCCATGCCTTCACAACATCCATTGGAAACTTATATGTTCTGGTACCGGTCAAAATATGGAGACCATTTGAACTTGTCGAATCTTGTGGGTCAAGAAAGTGATGAGGATAATTAG